The DNA window GATCGTCTGAGAGACGCTGTCGTAGTGCATACCGCATTACGGACGTATTTCATGCCGTCGTCCGGAGCGCACCTCGACCAGATGCCCATTCGACAGCCGTTTCGCACGCCGCGCCCACACGACAAGGATTTCTTATGGATGCCAGCCGCTTGAACCTGCTCGACCTGGGCCTGGACGCCTTGCGCGCCGCCGTCGTCGCGCTGGGCCAGCCCGCCTTTCGGGCCGACCAGATATTCCAGTGGCTGTGGCAAAAACGTGTGCGCGACTTCTCGGCCATGAGCAACGTCTCCAAGGAATTGCGCGGCCTGCTCGAAGAGCGCTTCAGAATCTCGCGTCCCTCGCCCTCCGTGGTCCTGGAAAGCCGCGACGGCACCATCAAATTCCTGCTCGACCTCGAGGACGGCAAGCAGATCGAGACCGTGCTCATCCCCGAACGCGAACATTACACCCTGTGCCTTTCCACCCAGGTGGGCTGCGCCATGGCCTGCGCCTTCTGCTCCACGGGCACCATGGGCTTCGCGCGCAACCTGCGGCAATCCGAGATCCTGGGCCAGGTTCTGGCCGCCCTGGACCTCATCGAGGAACGCTCGCTGCCCATGACGCTTCGAAATCTCGTCTTCATGGGCATGGGCGAGCCCATGCTGAACCTGGACACGCTTTTGGCCGCGCTTGAAACCATGCGCCAGGAAAAGGGCTTGGCCATCGGGCCGCGCCGGGTGACCATCTCCACGGTGGGCGTGCCGGGCACGCTGGCCCGCCTGGGCGAGGCCGAGGCCGGGCTTTTGGCCGTGTCGCTGCACGCGCCCACGCAGGAGTTGCGCGAGAAGATCATGCCCAGGGCCGCCCAGGCCATGCCCCTGCCGCGCCTCATCGCCGAGCTCAAGGCCTACCCGC is part of the Alkalidesulfovibrio alkalitolerans DSM 16529 genome and encodes:
- the rlmN gene encoding 23S rRNA (adenine(2503)-C(2))-methyltransferase RlmN, giving the protein MDASRLNLLDLGLDALRAAVVALGQPAFRADQIFQWLWQKRVRDFSAMSNVSKELRGLLEERFRISRPSPSVVLESRDGTIKFLLDLEDGKQIETVLIPEREHYTLCLSTQVGCAMACAFCSTGTMGFARNLRQSEILGQVLAALDLIEERSLPMTLRNLVFMGMGEPMLNLDTLLAALETMRQEKGLAIGPRRVTISTVGVPGTLARLGEAEAGLLAVSLHAPTQELREKIMPRAAQAMPLPRLIAELKAYPLKPRDRLTIEYILIGGVNDSEQHARELVRLLSTLKCKVNLIAYNPSKGSPFVAPSMDAVLAFEALLRKKRLTTILRRSKGQDINAACGQLVTAHAMDGEEARAGE